The Ipomoea triloba cultivar NCNSP0323 chromosome 14, ASM357664v1 region TCATGCAGCATCATCTCAATTGGATAAGTTAATTCTTACCATTCTGTTCTTTTCTAGATACTTGCCTAGTACTGTTTCTTTAAGAACCCTGTTTTATGCCCATTGCATCAAAGGTGTTCTACTTTACACAAATTAAGTCATGGACCATGGCCTGCTTCACTTCATGCACCTTTATGATGCAGCATGGTATGAATGGTGATATGGCACATAGCACTCTATGCAGAGGGCCATAGTATACCAATGGTCTTCAATGAACTAATGATATTCTACAAAAACAGGGACCTGATTTGGTCATTCATCAACCAAAGGAGTGTCTAGATAATATGGGAGAATGGTGTCAAGAGCATCATGCAGCAAGTGGTAAGCAGCTTGACCCATCATGCCTGTATTTCTATTAGTCATATGCATCCCCTATTAATGAACAGATCTTTTCactaactttaattattttgggTTTTATTGTAACATATAAGCATGGATGAAACTTAAGTTGCTTAATGTAATGTAGGTCTGACTGAAAAGGTGCTTGAAAGTACAATCACTGTTAAAGATGCTGAGAATCAGGTACATATTGCCTCATAGAGCATCATGCTCACAAGCTATATTGATTCCTTTACACGACATTAATATCATAAGAAATGAACATTTTGGATTCTGATGGTTCATCCCCCACTCCCTAACCCCAAAAGAACTGCTATGTGAGGTTGCTTGAAGATTGACCATCCACTGATTGGAGATGGTGCTTTTTGGTTCTTGTGCACTTTAGTTTCTGAATATTGTTCCTAATCTCTATTCAATTATGCTTCAATACTGTTCCAAGCCATTGTTTTCATGCCAAGTTGGTGTCCTCTAGAAGAACACCTCCATAAATTGGCATATGCAACTAATTGTTGGTGAAGACACACTAGTTCCTTTTTTGGTTAATCATTATAAAATAGCCGTggacacaacaaaaaaaaaaaaaaaaaNaaaaaaaaaagaagttttgaatcaactttttgtaattcACATAATTTATTGTTCTTCTTTAAAAGAAATTCCCTTTAACACACACACGGTCTATACTTTGTTAATGATTATCTGTTTGCTTTTATGCGGGCTTTTGCCACTTTTGGTCCCCAATATTTCTAGTTTGCCAGTCTTACCCCTTTGTAAACATAAGAGCTGATAACTAGGCAATTTTGAACTAAAGGGGCAAGACCGGCAAACTGGAAATACTGGGGGACTAAAAAAAGGGAAATACTCGCTTTTATGCCATAGGTTGTGGAATTTGTGAAGAGAAATGTTGGCACTTATTCACCCCTCCTTGCTGGGAATTCAGTTTATGTTGATTTCATCTTCTTGAAGGTATAGGAGAACTTTGTACTATCTAATGCTACCTATTTGGAATGATAGATTTGCAAATCAATAGTTGTTTATGGCATATGAGTCTTGGTTCCAAGCATAAGCTTTTGGATATATGGCAGTTTAAGCTATAAATGGATTTCCAATTTGGATatctaatttcttttttcttctttggtgGCAGAAGTACATGCCCGATCTGGCTAGTCTTTTCTCTCATGTACTTGTTGATGTCAGTAGTGTCAAGGCATTATGCCTTCGGTGGTACCCCAGAGGTGAATTACTACTATTCTTGCCTTAAAGTAAATGCCATGTTCATGAATAAGTACTTGTTATTGCAAGAGTGATTTATGCTGTTGCTCTCCCTTACAGATAACAAAAAGGCTCCTCGAAAGGAAAACAAGCATAGAGCTATGGATGACATTAAGGAGAGCATAGCAGAACTCAAATACTACAAGGAGCACATTTTTAAAGCCTCCAAGTCTAGGaggtaattaactaattatgtAAGGTTACCATCTATGCAATGGCGAAAGAACGTATGGTATCGTGCGATGTCCCTTCTCAGAAATATGGTATTCCCTTCCCTGTATAGTGGTACAGACGTCTTCACATCGACCTCTCTATAGCCGATCGTGCTACTATGCTTTGCTGTGGCAATTGTACAAGACATAACATCATTTCCCTGATATGCTGTAGTATTTGTGCTGGTTGCTGCCAACATTTGCTTTGCTAAATTATGAATTTCAGAATTTCACCAAGTGTATTGCATTTCAGTATTTCACAGACAGCGTGTAACTAAGACCAAGTTTGTTGTGAATTTAAACGAGGAGAAGAAAGCAGGCAGGAAACATAGTGGATAACTTAACTTGCAAACAAGCTTTGTTTTTCTCCCACATATTTAAAGTATAACAGGTGTCAAGGTTTGAGTACATTACAACAAATATCTAATTGCACATTATGAAGGATTCTGAAGCTGTCAAACTCGAGTTTCAAGCACTTATTTGTTACTTCGAACTGGGATTCGAGTTCTGCATAGCCTGCCAAAGTTCACTTAAGAAATCTTTTTGCAACCCGACAGAAGGCCCACTAGCTGTTTGTGacatctgacaaaggaaagaaTTCAGTGCTAGCAAATGAAagtactaaaagcaatgcaatcAAATTCAGGGTGTATTTGGTTTGAACATGGGAATCAAATATTTGTAATtggaatgagttttggtgaaagttttTACATGTTTGGTGGTAGGGTGGATTGGAATGATTACAAATATTGATGTGTGATTATGTATAACCCTATaattagaataaatatttttttgaaaaagtaaatattttaaaaatacaaaagtaaaaaataaagacaaatgATCTTTTAAGAGTGGCGATGAGATGAGGAGGCAACGATGAGGAGTGATAAGGCTGAATTGATAAAATGATACAGTACATGATTTCAATTAAATAATGGGTTTTGCAATTATAAAGTTAATCAAATCCTATAcctgtgttttaaaaagttgtcaaccaaatgTGTATGATTTTCATACCATTCTTTGTGTTTAACCCCATGAAGAAAACCCGCCCTTAGTAAGGACAAAAGTATGAATGTCTAGTAGTCCAACGGTATAAAGGCATAAAGCAGAGAAATTAGACAAGTAACTCTATGAAAGAGGCCTTTCTCAAACTTTTCTTTTTGCTAGAAGTGTGGGGGCATCATACCTGATGGGGAAGCCTCCAAGGTGAGGGATTTGACGCATTTCTGGTGTACATAACTGGCCTTTCTGCGAAACCAAAAAGTTTGTAACTATAACAATAAAAGGACTAGACAGACTAATAGCAAACATGATACATATTTAGGCAGTACATTAGAATGAACAGCAAATACAAGAGGCGTTGATGCAAGATTTGGCAAGCCAGACACAATGTTGAACTGGTGAACATCCACTCAGTTAATAAATAGTTGTACCCCAAGGGAGTACCAAAAATGCAACATGCGTAGTCTTGCGTGTATGGAATGATGTGCATATACAtgatttcaataaataaataaataaagtaattagACTGTTATTCCTCTACTCACCAGGTGAACCTTCAGgtaaattattatacaaattCATGGCAGTTGTCCAGCCTGTATGACACAAGACACAACGAAAATTATTATCCTTAATTGTACATCCATATTGATTATACAACCAACAAGCATTGTTATAAAACTACCCATTTATGAAAGTCACCCAGCCTGTACAAACAGGATaaaatgaaaatcattttccctttaatttacatatatatcaattataCAACCACAAAgcaagattaataataaaaactaaCCATTTCCACCAACAGTTGTTGACAGAAAATATATGGACCAGATAAGCTGgcttttatgaaattatttccAAATCCAAAAAGTAAAGTTGGAATATTTTATTTGCCTCTTTTTCTTCCAAGTTCTGgaataataatatcatatatgTGCACATTGAACTTGAGAGTGAAATTTCACAACTAGGTTCTCAAGGACCGGTATTGAGACAAGGCTATAGCCTATAGTACAACAGAAATCAGTGGGTTGGAGGAAACAATTGTTAATTAGTGTACAGCACTACAGCAAATTCATATCAAGATTCATCTTATTGAGGTTAAGGTTATGAAGTGAAATGCTTTCTTTCAATATGTAGCTCAAAAACTAGCACAATAGAATAATTTTATTGAATTCAAACAACAAAATGATGATTGGACACTGCATTAACAAATGGAATTCAACAGATCAAATGAAGAAACAATTAAGAAAGTAACCAAAACATGAATAGCTGATGAATGGTTTAGAAATACAAATATAGTAGCCACTTACGTTCATTCAATAACTGATAAACATCACTGTTGCAACACCCATTTAATGGTATTATGTTAATGACAGATCCACCTGGGCGACGATTCTCATAAATGCGATTGCTACCACCAGCATCCCCATGATCTAAACTGGTGATATTTCTTGGTATGTTATTTTGGTTCTTCTCTCCATCACTAGCATAACTATTTGCTCTTTCAAGTCGATCTACAAAACCAAGTAATCAGAAAATGGTCAATGTGATCAGGCACATCCCCCTACTTGAATAAATTCCTAGTATATCTAAGTGGTTAACATagaaacataaatattttaggAAAAGAATTGGAGTTTCACTAGGATGGTTTTGGGTGGATTGTGTGTAGAAAGGGATCATCATCCATGCTTCAAATACACCACTGTAGTATTATCTGGAAGACGGGCCATAGTAATTAGTAGGATCAATAGGATGAAAGCTTTAGTAATTCTCAAATGGTTTTTGAGCCAAGTCCTTAGTCCTTAGTAAAATAGGGTCTGTTCAGCCAAAAGGATTTTAAAGTAGGATGAACTGGTCAGCAGCTGATATACTAAAATCTTAATTTTTCTACTAAATAGCCAAACAATGACCACGAGATCCTTCCATGTCGGCCAACCTGAGTCACATTGCTAATAACTCACCATGTTTATCAATTGAATAATAATGTATGCAATTACATCAAAGAAACTTAAGGTCGTGCCATAATACAAGGTttaccaatttcaaccaatagagaaaaaatgaaaaatatctCTAGCAATGAACAGTTCATTCTATTCTTTGACTTTTTTCTTTGCAAACTTGTCTAAATTGGATTTGTAGGGTTATAGAGTGCCAATGAGGCAGTGAAAACAAGGCATATAGAAAAAATTTCAACTTGATCATAAATAAAGGCTACAATTCATCAAAAGAGTAAAACTTGACTCCTAGAAAGAATCCGACTAAACATAAACATCATAATCGCAAATACAATTTTCTGTTTCCTATATGGTTATTGAGCTTCGGTTGCTTACCTACTCCAGATTTGCGCCTTCCAAGGGAGCGATTCCTGCATGAAAGGAAACAATCGTAAAtcattgaaaaaatatatataaattcaaactcataaatacatacatagaaATCAAAATCCGCGTGATTTTTTACCTTTGGTTGGGAGGTGCATAGCGCTTCACAGTAGCAATGTTGGCGGTGGCTGTTGAATCGGTGGTAGGAGTTTCGACCATCTTTGCTTCTCTTCCAAAAAGTCCACCGGCCACCGCCACCTCCGTCGCCGCTGTAGCTGTGATAATAAACAAAACACAATCAATTACTACTACAACAAATACTTctaggtgaaattgcatatgGAAGAGTTCACCGGACCTGTAGATCAGGCAACTTCCGCTTCCCGCCGATGCGCTCCGAGCCGGATTGAGAGAATGGGGGAAAAAAGGGTTAGGATTCGCCGATGCGGTGATATTTGATTTGCTCAAAGCCAATGATAAACACCCACGCGCTTTCCCGGAAATGTGAATCCACTTTCGGAGTATGAAGGACAGCTAAACATACCGGATTAGGTTTAGGCTCCGTTTGAGAGAAAGGCTATTTTTAACTATACAGTTAAGAAAATTAATGAGATTATAATATGGCATTTAATCATTTGAAAGAATGATAGAGATTATAGTAACTTgattattgaatttataatcGACTCCGAtattaatatagttaattagatttatgtatgatttttttttgatccCATAAGTATTTTTGTGTTGAGAGTTtgttatattttctcaaaatctGTATGAAAGTTTACAATGAAATGCCAACAAATAGaatattaatttacaatattCTTCTTTTGTTAGAGGATTATAACCAAATACTAACTAACAGTAAACTTTCTTCCTTGTAAACTTTTGATTTTGggatgtttatttatttatttatttattttaatctaaTACTCTTTTGGTGGATGATCACGATCAAATTTCCTCACAAAAACTTGCTTGAATTACTTTATACTCGTATGTTCTATTTTACTTGTCATATACTCTAACATAAACAATAATGTGACTTTTGGTTCGTAAAATACATtgtgagtaatatatatatatatatatatatatatatatatactaataagagcaaaaaaaataaaaaaaggccAATAATGGGTataaaaaatgacggtcaatctatttaatcaaatggatgactcagattgtttagatttatattttcccttgaaatttcataatttaatagAAACTGCAGAGTATatctatataaaataaaaatgaatatgttatacacagtGAGTTACtttttgggcaaattatgctgtggacccaagtccaccttgcaaagtggacctgggtccaaaactacgtcgtttttgtctttctttctttctttcttctttttttttttagtaaacatataaagttgtcaaaaaatgtgtgaatgtagaggtttcaaagtgtgaatgtaaagtatagaaatcgtgaatgtagatttatgattgtgtgaatgtaagGTTGTcaagaaatgtgtgaatgtggaggtttcaaattgtgaatatggagtatagaaatcgtgaatgtagagttatgcatgcgtgaatctgtaatagagttaagaagttctagcaacttgtagccttgtaatgtgtgaatgtggagttctcaagttgtgaatgtggagtataggacctgtgaatatagagttttgaatgtgtgaatgtggagtttacaaattgtgaatgtagagtatagtgtatgtgaatgtagagtatagttactaaacatataatcctataatgtgtgaatgtggagttcacaaattgtgaatgtagagtatagtgtatgtgaatgtagatccatgtccaccttgcaaggtggacctaggtccacggcataacaaccctacTTTTTGTGAAACGAGTAccatttcttccatttcttttcattaatcaaaataacGTTGTTTTGATACATGtcatgcattgtggatcatagtaaaatttgcaaaTGTCAAGAGGGCCAACCACTCACTCAACCAGCGAATAAAATTGTGGGCTTTTGAGCCTAAGCAAATAAAAGTTGGGCTCGTGGGCCAACCGGCAAATAAAGATATGGGCTAAGATAGCTCCAATCCTTGAATTACCTAACCATACAC contains the following coding sequences:
- the LOC116004222 gene encoding oligoribonuclease, which gives rise to MNELANTFSLLNLDVADSQEDTAVVSKENGKENKEENCSGEVTKLKDDDSGEEYKLPLVWIDLEMTGLNVEVDRILEIACVITNGQLTKSIEGPDLVIHQPKECLDNMGEWCQEHHAASGLTEKVLESTITVKDAENQVVEFVKRNVGTYSPLLAGNSVYVDFIFLKKYMPDLASLFSHVLVDVSSVKALCLRWYPRDNKKAPRKENKHRAMDDIKESIAELKYYKEHIFKASKSRR
- the LOC116004223 gene encoding uncharacterized protein LOC116004223 isoform X1, translated to MVETPTTDSTATANIATVKRYAPPNQRNRSLGRRKSGVDRLERANSYASDGEKNQNNIPRNITSLDHGDAGGSNRIYENRRPGGSVINIIPLNGCCNSDVYQLLNERWTTAMNLYNNLPEGSPERPVMYTRNASNPSPWRLPHQMSQTASGPSVGLQKDFLSELWQAMQNSNPSSK
- the LOC116004223 gene encoding uncharacterized protein LOC116004223 isoform X2; amino-acid sequence: MVETPTTDSTATANIATVKRYAPPNQRNRSLGRRKSGVDRLERANSYASDGEKNQNNIPRNITSLDHGDAGGSNRIYENRRPGWTTAMNLYNNLPEGSPERPVMYTRNASNPSPWRLPHQMSQTASGPSVGLQKDFLSELWQAMQNSNPSSK